From Tachypleus tridentatus isolate NWPU-2018 chromosome 8, ASM421037v1, whole genome shotgun sequence, a single genomic window includes:
- the LOC143258541 gene encoding calcipressin-2-like isoform X2: MSLLSDEASFEELFKKYEEDTTFQYFKSFRRARVNYQNQESAVKAKVHCHQSQCGENLINCYYAQQSSSKEPDISDTHLQPPTPEKQFLISPPASPPPGWEPVSEAQPAINYDLLSAIADLTPGGVHELHPPSTSHPGIVVHVCEQKKDKTQPKLKIVQTRHPGKTASLNEMESLSPQTSTD; this comes from the exons ATGTCACTGTTAAGCGATGAG GCCAGTTTTGAAGAACTGTTTAAGAAATATGAAGAAGATACAACGTTCCAATATTTCAAGAGTTTCAGAAGAGCAAGAGTTAATTATCAGAACCAAGAATCTGCTGTGAAAGCAAAGGTGCATTGCCATCAGTCTCAATGTGGAGAAAACTTAATCAATTGCTACTATGCAcag caaaGTAGCAGTAAAGAACCTGATATTTCAGACACACATTTACAACCCCCAACTCCAGAGAAACAGTTCCTCATTTCCCCACCTGCATCACCCCCTCCTGGGTGGGAACCAGTTAGTGAAGCTCAACCTGCCATTAATTATGACCTGTTATCTGCAATTGCTGATCTGACACCTG GTGGGGTACATGAACTTCACCCTCCATCTACTTCTCACCCTGGGATAGTAGTCCATGTTTGTGAacagaaaaaagataaaacacaACCCAAACTCAAAATTGTTCAGACACGACATCCTGGAAAAACAGCTTCTCTTAATGAGATGGAGAGCCTGTCTCCTCAAACCTCAACTGATTAA
- the LOC143258541 gene encoding calcipressin-2-like isoform X1, with protein sequence MVKSEQVLREDKATMNCTSPPSSSLRQDNTPEPESQSVLNLKDESLCSDDSSSDLPSSLIVTNIDVRVFSDADLKASFEELFKKYEEDTTFQYFKSFRRARVNYQNQESAVKAKVHCHQSQCGENLINCYYAQQSSSKEPDISDTHLQPPTPEKQFLISPPASPPPGWEPVSEAQPAINYDLLSAIADLTPGGVHELHPPSTSHPGIVVHVCEQKKDKTQPKLKIVQTRHPGKTASLNEMESLSPQTSTD encoded by the exons atggtAAAATCTGAGCAAGTGTTAAGAGAAGATAAAGCCACTATGAATTGTACTTCACCTCCGTCATCCTCACTTAGACAGGATAATACTCCTGAACCTGAAAGTCAGTCTGTCTTAAATTTAAAAGACGAAAGCTTATGTTCTGATGATTCTTCTTCGGACTTGCCATCATCGTTAATTGTAACAAATATTGATGTCAGGGTTTTTTCAGATGCAGATTTAAAG GCCAGTTTTGAAGAACTGTTTAAGAAATATGAAGAAGATACAACGTTCCAATATTTCAAGAGTTTCAGAAGAGCAAGAGTTAATTATCAGAACCAAGAATCTGCTGTGAAAGCAAAGGTGCATTGCCATCAGTCTCAATGTGGAGAAAACTTAATCAATTGCTACTATGCAcag caaaGTAGCAGTAAAGAACCTGATATTTCAGACACACATTTACAACCCCCAACTCCAGAGAAACAGTTCCTCATTTCCCCACCTGCATCACCCCCTCCTGGGTGGGAACCAGTTAGTGAAGCTCAACCTGCCATTAATTATGACCTGTTATCTGCAATTGCTGATCTGACACCTG GTGGGGTACATGAACTTCACCCTCCATCTACTTCTCACCCTGGGATAGTAGTCCATGTTTGTGAacagaaaaaagataaaacacaACCCAAACTCAAAATTGTTCAGACACGACATCCTGGAAAAACAGCTTCTCTTAATGAGATGGAGAGCCTGTCTCCTCAAACCTCAACTGATTAA